A genomic window from Oceanobacillus timonensis includes:
- a CDS encoding L-ribulose-5-phosphate 4-epimerase yields MLEQLKEEVFQANLDLPKHGLVKYTWGNASAYDPDSRLFVIKPSGVDYTTMKASDMVVVDLDGNVVEGELNPSSDAPTHAVLYKHYPEMGGIVHTHSTWATIWAQAGLDVPAMGTTHADTFYGAVPCARFLTQEEIDRGYETETGNVIIETFEKRGLDILAIPGVLLHGHAPFTWGKDVQSAVMNSVVLEEVAKMNLFARELNSFAEELPQRILDKHYLRKHGKNAYYGQK; encoded by the coding sequence ATGTTAGAACAATTAAAAGAAGAGGTATTTCAGGCTAATCTGGATTTGCCTAAACACGGACTAGTGAAGTATACATGGGGAAATGCAAGTGCTTATGACCCGGATAGCAGATTGTTTGTAATCAAACCTAGTGGTGTCGATTATACAACAATGAAGGCAAGTGATATGGTTGTGGTTGATTTAGATGGAAACGTTGTAGAAGGAGAGTTAAATCCATCTTCGGACGCGCCGACGCATGCGGTTCTTTACAAACATTATCCGGAGATGGGCGGCATTGTTCACACGCACTCCACTTGGGCAACCATTTGGGCGCAGGCAGGACTTGATGTACCGGCGATGGGGACGACGCACGCGGATACATTTTATGGAGCGGTACCATGTGCGCGATTCTTAACACAAGAAGAAATTGACCGTGGATACGAAACGGAAACTGGAAACGTTATTATTGAAACATTTGAAAAGCGTGGATTAGATATTTTAGCTATTCCAGGTGTTCTGTTGCACGGGCACGCTCCATTTACTTGGGGAAAAGACGTTCAATCTGCGGTGATGAACAGTGTTGTGTTAGAAGAAGTAGCGAAGATGAATTTATTTGCCCGTGAATTGAATAGTTTTGCGGAAGAATTGCCACAGCGAATTTTAGATAAACACTATCTGCGAAAACATGGAAAAAATGCCTATTACGGCCAAAAATAA
- the araA gene encoding L-arabinose isomerase, translating to MENIKRNEFWFVVGTQQLYGEEALAEVKANAQKITDELNESGVLPYPIVLQDLAVNADQITNIMKEVNYRDEVCGVMTWMHTFSPAKMWIRGTKILQKPLLHLATQFHESIPWKNVDMDFMNLNQSAHGDREYGFINARLNKQNKIIVGYWQRPSFKKQVAEWMDAAVAYNESFRIKVARFGDNMRHVAVTDGDKIEAQIQFGWTVDYFGIGDLVQYVNAVKEEEIDALFAEYEKLYAFDYGTYSKEEWEASVKVQASYEIAIKRFLDDGGYSAFTSNFEDLYGMKQLPGLAVQRLMAQGYGFAGEGDWKTAALDRLLKVMSHNQSTGFMEDYIYELAEGQESILESHMLEVDPTLASNKPKIVVSPLGIGDREDPARLVFDGKAGDGVVVSMADFGTHFKLLINEVAAFEPTQPAPNLPVARVLWEVKPNFQDGVKSWIENGGGHHTVVSLQLTTDQIVSYAKMVGLEYVVIK from the coding sequence ATGGAAAATATAAAAAGAAATGAATTCTGGTTTGTTGTAGGAACGCAACAACTTTACGGAGAAGAAGCACTGGCAGAAGTAAAAGCGAATGCTCAAAAGATAACCGATGAGTTAAATGAAAGTGGTGTTTTACCTTATCCGATTGTATTACAGGATCTGGCGGTAAATGCGGATCAAATTACAAATATCATGAAAGAAGTGAACTATCGCGATGAAGTTTGTGGTGTGATGACGTGGATGCACACTTTTTCACCAGCTAAAATGTGGATTCGTGGTACAAAAATCTTGCAAAAACCATTACTGCATCTGGCAACCCAATTTCACGAAAGTATTCCATGGAAAAACGTTGATATGGATTTTATGAATCTAAATCAATCCGCTCATGGGGATCGTGAGTATGGTTTTATCAATGCGCGTTTAAATAAACAAAATAAAATTATCGTTGGTTATTGGCAACGCCCTTCATTTAAAAAGCAAGTCGCAGAATGGATGGATGCAGCGGTTGCTTATAATGAAAGTTTTCGTATCAAGGTTGCTCGTTTCGGTGATAATATGCGTCATGTTGCAGTGACAGATGGAGATAAGATAGAAGCACAAATTCAATTTGGTTGGACAGTGGACTATTTTGGAATTGGAGATCTTGTGCAATACGTCAATGCTGTGAAGGAAGAAGAAATCGACGCTTTATTTGCGGAATATGAAAAACTTTATGCGTTTGATTATGGTACTTACAGTAAAGAAGAATGGGAAGCCAGTGTTAAAGTTCAAGCAAGCTATGAAATTGCAATCAAGCGTTTTCTGGATGATGGCGGGTACAGTGCTTTTACTTCTAACTTTGAGGATTTATATGGTATGAAGCAGCTTCCTGGTCTCGCTGTTCAGCGATTGATGGCCCAAGGATACGGTTTTGCCGGGGAAGGCGACTGGAAAACCGCAGCGCTTGATCGTTTGCTAAAAGTGATGAGTCATAATCAATCTACAGGCTTTATGGAAGATTACATTTATGAATTAGCAGAGGGCCAAGAGTCCATCCTTGAATCTCATATGCTTGAAGTTGATCCGACATTGGCAAGTAATAAACCGAAAATCGTTGTATCACCATTAGGAATTGGTGATCGTGAAGACCCTGCCCGTTTGGTATTTGACGGCAAAGCAGGAGATGGGGTCGTTGTCTCAATGGCTGATTTTGGTACGCATTTTAAACTGTTAATTAATGAGGTAGCAGCCTTTGAACCAACGCAACCGGCACCAAATCTTCCAGTGGCTCGTGTACTTTGGGAAGTGAAGCCTAACTTCCAAGATGGCGTTAAGTCATGGATTGAAAATGGCGGAGGGCATCACACGGTTGTTTCATTGCAATTAACAACCGATCAAATCGTATCTTATGCGAAGATGGTTGGTTTGGAATACGTTGTGATTAAGTGA